One window of Triticum dicoccoides isolate Atlit2015 ecotype Zavitan chromosome 5A, WEW_v2.0, whole genome shotgun sequence genomic DNA carries:
- the LOC119297840 gene encoding probable calcium-binding protein CML21 — protein sequence MSTAPPQANQQQQQRHRRLRVRRVFDLFDHDGDGVITAAELSGALGRLGLALGAQADGLVAAYVAPGMPGLRFADFEALHAELAGGGEEDEEAEMREAFAVFDENGDGYISAAELQAVLERMGVPEAACMARVQDMIAAHDRDSDGRVDFHEFKAMMAAGM from the coding sequence ATGTCTACGGCGCCGCCGCAAGcgaaccagcagcagcagcagcgccaccGGAGGCTGCGGGTGCGGCGCGTGTTCGACCTCTTCGACCACGACGGCGACGGGGTCATCACCGCCGCCGAGCTCTCGGGCGCGCTGGGGCGCCTGGGGCTCGCCCTGGGCGCGCAGGCGGACGGGCTCGTCGCCGCCTACgtcgcgcccggcatgcccggcctgcGGTTCGCGGACTTCGAGGCGCTCCACGCCGAGCTCGCCGGGGGaggcgaggaggacgaggaggcggagATGAGGGAGGCTTTCGCCGTGTTCGACGAGAACGGCGACGGGTACATCTCCGCGGCGGAGCTGCAGGCCGTGCTGGAGCGGATGGGGGTGCCCGAGGCGGCGTGCATGGCGAGGGTGCAGGACATGATCGCCGCGCATGACCGGGACAGCGATGGCCGCGTCGACTTCCATGAGTTCAAGGCCATGATGGCTGCCGGTATGTAA